DNA from Desmodus rotundus isolate HL8 chromosome X, HLdesRot8A.1, whole genome shotgun sequence:
CTAATGACTAAACTAAGCAGTTTCTATATGCATTCGTCTGTATCATCTCAGTGAAAGAAAGTGAACGAAAAACTTGAGAAAAGTAACTTTAATATAATTGTATCTGAACTGTGATATACAAAAGTGAtcattttcagaataaattttaaaatggtcaGAGTAACTTCACAGaaaaattttctagaaataacATAGTTCTATTAGATTTATGGAGTATGCCTAAAACAACATCAGAACATATGTATGGGGGGGCAGAAACAGTGGGTAAAGGCAGGATTTACAAAACAGCTAGAAACAAAAACTTCCCTTTAGAGATCTCTCTCACCTTAAGCCTGAATGCTTTATCATCCCAAAGAATCCAACTACAACAAATTACCTCACACTCAGTTTTGCTTTGAAATACAATACACAGGTTATATCCTCAAGTTGTATTAAGTTGCTTATACAAACTTAAAGTCATGAGCATGACTTCAGGATCTGCACTTTTTATGTCAAGTGCCTTAACTAAGCAGTTTAAGGCCTCCTGTATTTTCCCACACTCTTTCAATGCTTTTCCACGCATTACAAGAGTCTCATAGTCATTCACAGCCTCTCCTGCCTTATCCTTATCCTGAGGAGAATCCACCAACTGTCCACCAGACAAAAGCCCAGGGTCACCAGGAGAGGTCTCCTGAGCTAGAGCACCAGACTTAGGTGTAGTTACACAGCTGGACTTACTTTCTGAAGACAGGGTTTCTCTGGAAGGTTCCTCTTCTGTACAGTCTGAGGCTTCGCCACTGCTTTCCTCAGTTCTTTCCTGCAGATAATCTTCAGCTACCTTTGCTTCACTGCTGGTTTCAAGTTTTTCCTCCATATCCTCCACGTGGTCTAAAACCACATTAATAAGAGACCTCCTAGAAGCGAGGGATCTTCTAGAGTTTACAGACTTATTTATACTATTAGCTATTTTAGGTGAAAAGAACCTTCCAGGTGGACTGATGTCACTTTTGGGAGTTGAAGCATCAAATCGTTTCATAGGTAAGAACTGAAAGGGAGATGTGTTGAATGGATTTGTGCTTGAAGTATCTTTAAAAGTATCATGTTCATCTTCACCATCTGAAACGATCCTTCTTGTTTTACTTCTGACCTTTACATTTACTACTTCTGACTCATCATCTTCCTCAGAAAGATCCATACTGAGCCCTGCTTTGCTATCCACAAACTCTGCTCTAGAATTAGTGGCAGAGCCACACAAGCTATTTTCTTTCTCAACATGCTCCAAAGACCGACTGGCAAGATTTTGTCCGTTGTCTGCAGAGTCTTCCAAGAAAAGATTGAAATCACACATATACTGTAGTGAAGATGCTAAAGGTTCCTCTTGCAACTTGGTCTCATTTGCTTGAGCATCCTGCTGTGCACTGTGGGATGCTGACAAGTCACCATCAGCTATTTCAATAACAGATGCATTTGATTCTGTatgttgattttcatttgttatgGGATTAGTGGGCCAAGGATTACACTGATGTAAAATCTCATCGTCCTTTTGATCATCTAGATTTGGCCCAAGATCAGCTCTAACAGATTTGCTaagcaaataattaaaacttcCCAGAGTATTCTCTTGCAGTACCTCCTGTGTAGGCCCCTCTCGTGATGCCTCTTTTTGTAGAGCCATTCCCAGTAAAGAGTTGGTACAAATTTCTTCTACACTTGCACACTCCTTGGGTAAAAAAGCTACAAAGTCAGCATCAAATGTCCTTTCATGTGGGTGCCTACCATCTTGTCCGATGGTAACATTCATCTTTATATTTGAAAGACagtgtttctcactctcttcaGGCAGATCATCAATGATTACACTTGCCATTTGGGAACTGATTTCTTCTTCCTGGGTATGTTGAGTAGTTAAAAGAAGTGAAGGTTGAGGTTGTGGTTTATTCATTTCAGGGCATTTCTCCCTTTTTTTAGAAGTAAATACAGGTTCTCTCAGCAAGATCCCTTCATTTCTagttctttgtctttccattaagAGCTCTGTATTTTGAGACTCAAATTCAACCAGGAATTGAGCTTTCTGAACCCTTTGTTGAATATAGTGAGAGTCTTCTATCTCATCAAGCTCTTCTTTAACAGATAGATCACGTGTGTACAACAAATCATGGTCTGAGATTCCAGCTATCCCCAAAGAATGCAGGTAGGCAATATGTTCATCTAGTTCTTTATCAGATCTCCTCTGAGCAGCATGCAAAGACTGCAGCTGCAGCTGGGTTGCAGAGCTCTGAAAATCCTCGATTGTGAACAGCTCTCTCAATTCTTGTTTACTAAAATATCGGAAAGGGTTCTTCTTATCACCAGTAGTTTGTCTTACTAATGAGTCCTTGAAAACCTgtcttctgtatattttttcctctacAGTTCCACAAGTGATTAGCCTATAAAccacaacattttctttttgtccaATTCGGTGAACTCTATCCACAGCTTGAGCATCTGTTGCAGGATTCCAGCTAGGGTCAAAAATGACCACTCTAGTTGCTGCAGTTAATGTTAAGCCAACACCACCTACTTGAGTGGTAAGCAGAAAAACAGAGTAATctttattttgctggaataagCTAATTCTTTTTTCTCGTTCCATAAGATGAGTAATTGTTCCATCGATTCGCAATACCTTAAAGTGCCTATTCTTTAGGAGGCGTTCAATGATGTTTAGAATTTGTCTTGACTGGGAAAATACCAAAGTCTGATGCCCTTCATCTCGCAGTCTCTTAAGAAGGTCCATTAGAAATATCATTTTTCCAGACTCTCTCATCAGTGTATCATCAGATACTTGACCAATATGGTCCACATCTGAGGAAtcttcctcttcattttcatCTTGAACAGAGAATCTGACAGCCCCTAGATTCAGCAAATGACAAGCCCGTGCAGAGAGCAGCCTAGGATGATCACACAGCTTCTTTAAGACACCTAACTCAGCCAGAGGTGAGCGTGTCTCCATTAACAATTCCTTGATATGATCTAGGGACACAAATTTCCTGTATATTTCTTCTTGTAAAGGTACAAGACGTATCcaaataattaaatcatttttcctGGAAAGGGAAGGCATTTCATAAATGGCATCAACATCTGGATTCTTTTCACAAGGTCTGATCTCTGAGTTGCTTGACTTTTTCTTCTGTACCTCTTCTTTAGTCCTCCTGAGAAAATAGGGTTTTATGATTGCCATTaagttttcagatattttaaatcCCAAGGCTTTTTCCCCTGGAGTtgcatccttttctcttgctctggTAATAGGATTTTCATACtccattttaaaggtttttaatgTTCCTAGCAGGGACCCTTGACAGGCAAAATCAAACAGGGACCACAGCTCTTGTAAATTATTCTGGATTGGGGTTCCTGTGAGGAGGATGCGGTTACTGGCAGGGACAGCACGAGCACATACTGCTGACTTAGTAGATGAAGATTTTATCTTATGTGCTTCGTCAAGGATGACATAGTCCCACAAAAACTCTTGGCCATTCAAGGTTGAAAGTTGCTGCCAGTTATTGATTAACATTTGGTATGTAGTGATAACGACACCATTCCTTTGCTGAATCCGACTGAGGTTTCTGGTACGTTCATCCTTACTAGGACCATGAAAGGTTTTCACTCTCATTCCTGGAGTCCACTTGTCAAATTCTTTTACCCATGTGCTAATAAGACTGGTTGGCATGATCAGCAGCACATGATTCACAAGTGAAGCATCAAACATACCAGAAAGGAAAGCGATGATTTGAACAGTCTTCCCCAATCCCATATCATCTGCCAAGATaccaccttttcttccatccctgtATAGGCTGTATAGGAAAGCTACACCTTCCTTCTGGTGTTCAAATAGTTGGTCATGCAGTTCTCGATAAAGCAGCAGGCCAGAGTTGCACACATCTGTGAATTCATCATCTCCATGATCTGCCAACTCCTCCAAGGCTTCCTGTAGTTTTTGGATTCTGCTCATCAGCTTTTCACTGGGAAAAATGTCCTTTGCCAAATGGAAAAGGTTAAATGCTTCTTCCAGATCTCCATTCTTAGTTGCTTCTTTGGCCTCTTtcacatatcttttaaaaagaggtaaaaaaaaaaaagatatatatgtattaagatcagaaagaaagaaaacagattgaaCATCCCATCTAAAAATACTTCAGAGTCCATTTTGAAATCCAAACTGCAGTTGGGCTTTTAATAACCTCAGTTCAAGATGAGGATTAGCACAGAAGATGCCAATGAAAGCTGGCATCACTTAAGACACAAATATCCACCAGACATTGCCAGCAACACCTTCATGCACTAGTTGTGGGAAATGTATGTGGCGAAGGTTATTTGTtccacagcattaaaaaaaaaaccctgccaccCTTAAGAAGTatggaatgatttttttaaaaaataaagtcaaccaAACAACCTATATTGCAGGAGCATGGAAACAGGAAAGATATATCAGCACTTAGACCttatttttctggacttttgtgATGTATTTGACACTACTGATCACTCCCCTCCTTAAAATTCCCTCCTTCCACCAGATCCTCCTGGttttgccccaccccacccccaatcacTGTCCATTTCTTCTCTATGTCCTTCCTAGACTCCTATTCTTCCTCCAAGAGGGTTCAGTCCTGGGCCTTCTTCTCACTCCTTTACTCTCCTCAGGTTCTCCTAGAGCTTCCACTCCCACCTGTGTGGTCATGACTCCCAAGTCACTCTCTCCAACCCAGGTCTTACCCCAAGCTCTAGTCTAGACCTATATTCCAACTGCCTTCCTGATATCTCCACTTGAATGTCTCACAAGCACCTCAAATTCAATTAAccccaaattaaaattattatttcctctctaaaaacataCCATCCACTTAGCCAAACAAGCTGGAAATCTGAAGATCATCCTTGATTGCAACCCAAATATGAGTCATCCTTGACCTCTCCCCTTTTGACCCCTCTAGCCAGACAGCCCCCAAGTCCAGTTAACTTTATTTCCCGAGTATAACCTGTGTCTTTCTCTATATCTCTACCACTACTGTGGTCCAAG
Protein-coding regions in this window:
- the ERCC6L gene encoding DNA excision repair protein ERCC-6-like, producing MEASQGFVEAEGLSPEQAARYLRYVKEAKEATKNGDLEEAFNLFHLAKDIFPSEKLMSRIQKLQEALEELADHGDDEFTDVCNSGLLLYRELHDQLFEHQKEGVAFLYSLYRDGRKGGILADDMGLGKTVQIIAFLSGMFDASLVNHVLLIMPTSLISTWVKEFDKWTPGMRVKTFHGPSKDERTRNLSRIQQRNGVVITTYQMLINNWQQLSTLNGQEFLWDYVILDEAHKIKSSSTKSAVCARAVPASNRILLTGTPIQNNLQELWSLFDFACQGSLLGTLKTFKMEYENPITRAREKDATPGEKALGFKISENLMAIIKPYFLRRTKEEVQKKKSSNSEIRPCEKNPDVDAIYEMPSLSRKNDLIIWIRLVPLQEEIYRKFVSLDHIKELLMETRSPLAELGVLKKLCDHPRLLSARACHLLNLGAVRFSVQDENEEEDSSDVDHIGQVSDDTLMRESGKMIFLMDLLKRLRDEGHQTLVFSQSRQILNIIERLLKNRHFKVLRIDGTITHLMEREKRISLFQQNKDYSVFLLTTQVGGVGLTLTAATRVVIFDPSWNPATDAQAVDRVHRIGQKENVVVYRLITCGTVEEKIYRRQVFKDSLVRQTTGDKKNPFRYFSKQELRELFTIEDFQSSATQLQLQSLHAAQRRSDKELDEHIAYLHSLGIAGISDHDLLYTRDLSVKEELDEIEDSHYIQQRVQKAQFLVEFESQNTELLMERQRTRNEGILLREPVFTSKKREKCPEMNKPQPQPSLLLTTQHTQEEEISSQMASVIIDDLPEESEKHCLSNIKMNVTIGQDGRHPHERTFDADFVAFLPKECASVEEICTNSLLGMALQKEASREGPTQEVLQENTLGSFNYLLSKSVRADLGPNLDDQKDDEILHQCNPWPTNPITNENQHTESNASVIEIADGDLSASHSAQQDAQANETKLQEEPLASSLQYMCDFNLFLEDSADNGQNLASRSLEHVEKENSLCGSATNSRAEFVDSKAGLSMDLSEEDDESEVVNVKVRSKTRRIVSDGEDEHDTFKDTSSTNPFNTSPFQFLPMKRFDASTPKSDISPPGRFFSPKIANSINKSVNSRRSLASRRSLINVVLDHVEDMEEKLETSSEAKVAEDYLQERTEESSGEASDCTEEEPSRETLSSESKSSCVTTPKSGALAQETSPGDPGLLSGGQLVDSPQDKDKAGEAVNDYETLVMRGKALKECGKIQEALNCLVKALDIKSADPEVMLMTLSLYKQLNTT